ggcagcacatGAATGggcgctcgctcgctcactcacacacacacacacacacacacacacacgtagagaaTTTATTTACTTGTTGATTTCGTGAAAAACTTCGCCATGCCTGCAGGTTTAACTTCCACGGCCTCAACCTGTATCAGTAAACAAACATGATTGCTACATACAGTAAATTCCcattacatacaaaaataatacaTGCCCATTACAAACACTACAGTTCAAAAGTTTGAGGTCACTAAgaagttttcttttttccaaACAAAAGCAAATTAATGATTCTTCGAAGAAAGCAAAGTTTATAGGGCACAATTATTATTTCCATTCTAAATCATTATTTCAAACCTTGCCATTCTCTTCTATCTAAACTTGTCATTATATTGTCATTATTTCTAACCATGTCTAGCCTTCCTATTCATTTTCCTATTCAGAAAAAGGGAAGGAAATGTCTAAGTGACCCAAAGCTTTTGAATGCCAACATATTATATTCAAATATTCAGTATAAACAACTACCGAAGGTGCATCTTCTTTCTTTTCCACTTTCACTTCTATGTTGGACCCCTGACTCTTCACAgtactttttttatttgcaaacatcccCATAATGCTTTTACTCGTTTTAACATTAGTTTTGGCAACTGGAGCTTGAGCAGTTAATCCAGCATTTGTGACTTTTTCTGGGGATGAGGTTCGTTGTATTTCTTGAATTAACTCCAATTCTGCAGTGGTCATGGGAACGGCAGCAGCACAATGGATTGCACTGTACCtacaaaataaaatagaaatagaaataagTGACATCAGTGGTTTCATATCACCTGGATAACAGGTTTCTCAGAGCCAATTCATATTCTAACTTTAAAGGGGAAATCCGGTGTTAAATGGGTTTTAGATATGTTAAGTATGACCATAAGCTAGAGTCATGGACGAGGGGTGACCCTTTAAGTGTCTTGACTGTGCTTTATGACGATTCTCATTTGCAAGATATGCCACAGGCATTGTGGATGACACTGACACCAGATGACACTGGATGGTGGATGACACTGCTTTCAAGCAGCAGCAGTAATACAAAGAAAAGTGTTTCTTCTCTCATTGCACACTATTAAAGGTGCTGTACGTACGACATACATTGTGTTGCTATGATGCTATCAGAGATTGAAGAAACATGTTATTTTCAAATACTGGCTTCACTGACAACAATGGTGCAGACAGGATATTCACAATTCAAACCTCTATTTTCGCCTGCAAATACTGTTtatgttttgagtttgtgttatGGCCTGCCTCCATCAATTTACCAATCACACCACTAGTAGCATTTTGACCTTTGGATTGCCAGATTAGCCTACTTaacactttcaaatgttttcatattGGACTGCAATGCCCGTTTTAAACGCTAGTGGTCTTTCTTACACTTTCTTACACCCTTAACCACATATTAAATAGAAAAAATGTAATTGGCAATAAAATCATTCCATGCAAAAAGAAACGTATTTCATGCAAAACCTTACATGCAAAATACTTATAACGCTTGTGGAAACAGCCAACCAGTGCTGAACATGTATGGGAACTACTTTAGGACTGTTGGAAAACCAACCAAAGAAGAATCCGTCAGaaaaaacaggtgtttcaaaactGGCTGATAGTCTTGTTCTTTAGCTAAACTTCAGTTTGACTacatgtaacggatgccagctagcttagctgtgcttgtggaacgttggtaaacctcactccccaacgcctcaagagtgctgctggcatgcgagccagtagcctgggctactggctcaattgttagcgcgctcgcctcccgatccgaggtgctgctgtttcgcgggttcgagtccgggcgtgtgcagggctgaatcgcgcaggttcaacataacgcaggttacatacaggtaaaatatttttaagaatTTAGAATCACAATGCCTTATCTTCTCAATTTAAAACATGGCCAAGGCGACATGAAATGAGCATTACTGTACAACGATTTACGCCAAAAGACAAAATACTTGAATAAAAAGGTACTACTGAAAAATCAACCTTGTTTTAGAATTACAGTTTGCACCTACTTGTTGCAGTTTTTCAGATTATCTCTCACGGCATCATAGTCTGTACTGTAAAGAGTACTGCTGTCTTTTATCTCAGCTTTCTGAATGCTGTACACATGTATGCTGATTGCTGGCTCCATCCTGGACTTCATATCTGTAGTTGTAGAAACACTGAATTTAATTCACACCAAGTCATCTTGGTCTTGCATGCAATGCGTGTGACATACTGTACTTATGGTATCTCACTGCAAACAGCAGCAACACTGCAAATATCGTATTTGTAAGGGAATGTTTATTAAGAGACTTCTGTGACTAAAAAGGAAAtgttaagacattttaaaacaatGGTCTTACCTTCAAGTTTGTCTTCACGCACCACAGACACCTTGTGGCACTAGAACAAGACCAAAACACAATATCAACTATTACAAAACGAGTCTAACACTTCCGTTTTCACAATGGGGAATCGAATCAGAGGGCTGCCAAAGCAAGGCAAGGTCACTTCAAgagtgatgtgtgtctgtgtgtgtgtgtgtgcggtggggGCTAGTTCATAAACACATTCAGATTACAGTAGGTTCCCAAGAATATTTTGCTGATCAGAGATTATCTGGCAATGCGTACTGAAACAAGGAGTGCAAATGCGAGTTTAGGAGTTCAGGAGCCACACATTTCCCCTGAGGAAGAGAAGCTGACCAAAGCAGTGCAGTACTCAGGCTATATTGTTAGAAATCATGTCATGTTTTGCCGTTCTGTCTTCTGATAAGGGCTCTTTGCAGTTGTCAGATAGATGTCTTGTAAATTAAGAGTTGTTAAAGGCCcctaaagagttttttttttaccttaaaataatgtttgcaaaatcatgtcgatggcacataaactcttaatagggcgaacggcacttctgccacACTCTAAGCAAGTCTAATTGCTTGTAAAACAGCCATAGGAAGTTTGGTGTTTGGtaggaacagacacacacatgcaggcaagcagacacagaTCCCAGAGATCtctttctacagactgctgtcagtgcattccctctatattgtatcagagttatgttcatactttgttgcaaaagacgcatataatttgtttattattgtgcttCTCAACTGAGGAGGCCCCTGAAAGCAAATCTTAGTGctgttttaaagggacaccggGCAAGCGTCTGTACGTGTCGATACATGTGCGAGCCCTAGCtcagtctgaagctcttttcctttactttgcatcttccgtcaggggttttcgctgcttcttcgccggctctgccattatacacacgtttgcaacaattgctagcgttttgttagcctgcaggatgtaaactgaaggtcggcgggtcgggtacaccgaacttgcaagagGGATATTcctcctacaggcagtaggggcgggcgagagtcttcattcgccctttaatgagtcatttaaccaaaTACCGACTTACggagatgattaattaacacaaaaatgttgcctggtgtcctTTTAAAGCATGTTGTTGACTGGCAGTCCATCAAAAAACCAAGTGTATTCACTTCCTAAAgtgattttattattttagaAATGAATGTGTCAAGGAATGTTCAATGTGTCAAGTCAGTCTTGAATCCCTTTGTCTCATGGAGTGAAGACCATGTTAATATTGTGTCGGTTGTGTAGGTAAGTAAGAAGTGCAGACTCACCAAGCTACCGTTCTGAACACACTTTCCAGAGACAAGGTAGGTGGCATGAAGCTGAGTGTTTGACCCATCCTTTCGACACCGGTCCAAGTAATGGTAAAGCATCCTGTCACATAACACATTGACATTGATGACAAACTATATTTTTCTGTATTTCTTTGAAATCCACTAAACGCAGTAAGTAACCTTACTTACTGTTTGGCAATGTTGACATGGACACCCAGGGCAAGACTTAGCCATTTATATGTCACCTGTTCAAAAGCCAATGCACAGGTTAGTATAAAAATTCATAAGAGCTAACAATAAGACCAAGCCACATGTCTCCCCTACACCCCTACCATCAAAGAATCTGCAGCATATGTTTTAAAACGTTGCTGGCAGTTTATGTAGACAATTGTGTACGTTTCAGTTGTGACAGACCATTTTACATCTTTATTCTCTAGAAGGATGTAGTTAGGTTAGTTGCACATCACAGAAGTTATTTTGGTTACTTTTTTTGATGTGACGATTTTGTCAAAACTAGTTATGGCTATCTAACGTTACAGAAGATCCTTATTGGGCCACTTGCTCAATAATAGTTTggctaacaacaacagcaaacaaaACAGCAAGGATAACCAACTGCCAACCTAGTAAGTTATGTCATCGCTGCCTAGAGATTGACAGATAGCCTACCTAGGTAAATATAGTTCATGGCGCTTTCCTTTAAATGCTCAACAATGATTGAAAATGCATGAACTTACTATTTTATTATGATCATTTATGTATTCATCAATGTTGTCTAAATATAGTTCGTCCATTATTCCTGGTGTGGTTGGCTGAAAACTGACTGGGGGATCTTTAAGCGCGCGGGAAAATCATCGCGGAAAAGTACATTTGTAAACTTCCTGTCAGGTGTTCTCCTTCTCCGCTGGTTAGTTACAATGCACTACAGTAAATAGACCCATACTGCCACCTACCGCGTTGTTCACGTAGTTCACGAGGACTTCTGCCACGCTTGATTAGAGAAAGACATTGGGGTCCAAAAGTCTGATACcactgttgttgttgcctctcATTTGCTTTATGATAAGTGGCTGACATGACTGCAGACCCAAACGTGCTGAATCCTCAAATTagattatttgatttatttacaTGAAAATATCACAGATTTTTGAGGTGACCCAAGTGTATATTCGTCATAAACACAGAAAGCCATATTGAATTACttgaatgtatttatttattaaatgtgATGCTTGAATGCATTGAAGCACATAATGAACATTGAAGCACAGAATGTTTCCACTTTGCAATTCATTATGGTTGCATatccagagccggacagtaacggagtacatttacttgagtacagtacttgagtacaattttaaaggatctgtactttactcgagtatcatttttggggagtactcatgactttactcaagtacatttgagaggcaaatattgtactctttactccactacatttctatccataaccgtgagtacccgttactacttctaaaaaaaaaggtaaaaagaaaaatctcggaaacactccatttgttgtttccctctcaaacgtgattggattgtgcaggcgtgactgattgggacagcctatcagcaatcacctttagctttccgccaaagtcaactccatggtcagatttagataagagacgaaaccatggacgaaacaatggatgaagacgcagcaggtccatcccgggaatgtgccaacctgtgcccccacctcgccagactatttcaattttctgaacaagttaatgatagtttttgcttcaagtgtttgaattacaaaatagtattttgtatttgaaatatgtatttaaaatacatgtattagaaatactgcccatccctggcaacatggtaaaaagatgaaaattacttgattttacttccaattccttttacattctccaaggtattaacatgatcatttttcataactccatgtaggacgtttctgtacatacatttaagcactgtggcagtagcaatgcaatatttagaaaatgtaggctactcttgtactcttgatactcaagtacttttaaaaacaagtacttcagtacttttacttaagtagacatctgactgttgtacttttacttgtacttgagtaaaatttgtactctgtccgcctctgcatatatcatatatcaacTGAAAATATAGGTGCTTGACATTGTTACAAATGATTATAATTCAGCAGGTAATATTCTGCTCATTCATCACTACATCATTAATCAGCAGGTGATATTTGGCTCTTTTCATTCATCGTTCTATCATTTTTCAGCAGATAGGCCTAATATTCGGCTAACCTTTCCACGTTAACAAATTCAATCTTCTACAATTCATTCTCTAGGGAAGATAAATTAAAGTGTTTTGCTGTGAAGaatgaccaaaaaaaaacatgtcataAGTTATTGCCATATTTTTGGGCTGAAGTAGCTTGCATAGCATTGGCCATCGAGTAGAAATGACTATGGCTCCAGGTGTGATACCAGAATGATTCAGATGGCTTGAGTGATAATCACGGCTCAGCCAATTGCTTGCAAGTGGGGTAATGCCAAATGGAGTGAGAGTGTGACACCCCTCACCTTCTTGCATTTATCCATTCATGCTTTCAGCTCATTGACTGGTCTCAGTGCAATAAAGACATTGGCATTATTGAGATTACTCGGGTATGCAGAGCATAGAAAGATAGAGAACATGCCGAGGAAACTGTTTACAACAGCATCACTGGAAAACATACAAATTCTAGATCAGCAACAGAATCACTGGGAAATATACAAATACTAGTACTATACTAATACTACTATAATCAGCAACACTGAAATTCTGAGGGGGCAAATGAAAAGCCAACGTGTACTAAAAATGTATAATGGGCTCCTGAATCAAAGGAGCAACTCAGGGTGCAGGGTGAAGACATATCAACTTCATTTTAGTGATCATACTCTGGTATTAGTGCCCAATAAACATTACTGATCATTAGGCCTATACAGTATGTTGACCTTTATTCTGATTGAATAGGTAATTTATTTATCAGAACaaactgtacacatacacatctggTTGATCCTGGTGGAGGGACTGAATGTGATTTGCCTATTCAGCTCTGGTACTTCCCTATGGCTCTAGCGACTCATGGTCTAGTCTCGCAGGACTCTGGCATGTAGTGTCAGTTACCATCTCCCTCCATGCTTTCAAGAAGAAGTGTCTCAATGCAACGATCGGCAGCCTTccacttttttccctctctataAGCAGATGGAGCTCAATTAGCATTTCACTAGTCCCTTTTCGTCTTTCAATTGCTACCTTCCCTGCAGAGCCCATGCTTTTTGTGTGGATTGCCCCGTTTCTGGCCCTTGTAAGCGTTGGCAGGGTGACAGTATTCGAGTGTGCAAACTTGTGCTATTGTCCCAAGTCCAGGAGGAGCCATGGCGACCTCACTAATGTGACACAGGAAAATGTTTGCTGATGGCAATTCTATGGGCTT
Above is a genomic segment from Alosa alosa isolate M-15738 ecotype Scorff River chromosome 19, AALO_Geno_1.1, whole genome shotgun sequence containing:
- the pold3 gene encoding DNA polymerase delta subunit 3 isoform X2, which gives rise to MDELYLDNIDEYINDHNKIVTYKWLSLALGVHVNIAKQMLYHYLDRCRKDGSNTQLHATYLVSGKCVQNGSLCHKVSVVREDKLEDMKSRMEPAISIHVYSIQKAEIKDSSTLYSTDYDAVRDNLKNCNKYSAIHCAAAVPMTTAELELIQEIQRTSSPEKVTNAGLTAQAPVAKTNVKTSKSIMGMFANKKSTVKSQGSNIEVKVEKKEDAPSVEAVEVKPAGMAKFFTKSTKKQDKCIKTEAEQSSPVEKKDPELPSKLDDEKEKGLGDFKAKRENKDTRSKTKRPDLTDSEDEKIETGSQKKKRRRIKKPQLDSSDDEDLPAKPAVITTESPEKTTEKQPMATPEVSTGGKIRKRRRVLKPKTFVDEEGCIVTEKVLESESYSEDEEVETSKPKAAVFPSFPGKKDEGRRNAKKPAAASNKSSKQASITGFFQKK
- the pold3 gene encoding DNA polymerase delta subunit 3 isoform X1, yielding MDELYLDNIDEYINDHNKIVTYKWLSLALGVHVNIAKQMLYHYLDRCRKDGSNTQLHATYLVSGKCVQNGSLCHKVSVVREDKLEDMKSRMEPAISIHVYSIQKAEIKDSSTLYSTDYDAVRDNLKNCNKYSAIHCAAAVPMTTAELELIQEIQRTSSPEKVTNAGLTAQAPVAKTNVKTSKSIMGMFANKKSTVKSQGSNIEVKVEKKEDAPSVVEAVEVKPAGMAKFFTKSTKKQDKCIKTEAEQSSPVEKKDPELPSKLDDEKEKGLGDFKAKRENKDTRSKTKRPDLTDSEDEKIETGSQKKKRRRIKKPQLDSSDDEDLPAKPAVITTESPEKTTEKQPMATPEVSTGGKIRKRRRVLKPKTFVDEEGCIVTEKVLESESYSEDEEVETSKPKAAVFPSFPGKKDEGRRNAKKPAAASNKSSKQASITGFFQKK